The following is a genomic window from Dermatophilaceae bacterium Soc4.6.
CGACTCGGTGCTGGCGTCCCGCGACGCCTGAGTGAGGCGGCGACGTCAGGCGCCGGACGGCTCGGTCAGGCGGCGAGGCACACCGGCCCGGAGGACCGCACCGTTGATCGGGCCAGCTGCCCAGCTGCTCCGCGCACCAGGTCCAGCACCCTGGTGTCCAGAGCGCCGGCGACGGCTGACAGCACCTCCGAGGACGCATCCTTCCTGCCGCGCTCGAGCTCGGAGAGGTACTGCGGTGAGACGCCGGCACGGGCCGCCACGTCGAGGATGCGCTCACCCCGGATCGTGCGCTCTTCGCGTAGCTGCCGTCCGATCACCTCGCGCCACAACGGTTCGGCTGCTGACGCGCGGGTCGCTTCGGCCCTGTGCAGGCGCACGACGTCTCCCATCTCTCCACGGTAGGCGCCGTGCCGCTCGGGAAGGACTCATCCCGTTTCGCTGTCGGCGGACAGGCGGATCAGGTCGAATGCTCTCGGCGGAGGGCGGCCGCTTCCCGGCGGAATGACGCAATTTTCGGGGGTGTACCGATGAGAGGCCAGGAAGCTGCTAAGTCGGCTTGGCGCACGGGACGGGTGTCGAGACCCCGTCGACGTCCGCGTGAGCCAGGTAGACGCGGTTCACGCCGCCGACCCGTGCGACCACCCGGCACGTTGGCTGGTACCCGCGGATGGCGTGCAATTCTGTGCCGATCGGGAGGAAGGCGGCGTCACCGTCCACCGCCGGGCCGGGCTCCGTCTGAAACCTCAACACGTTGAGCTGGCACTGCACCCGCCCCACGACGGGCCCCAGCTGGTTCGGTGCGACGGCGGGAACGCTGCCATCGAGACCAGAGACGTACTGCACTCCGTGCAGCTGCACCATGTCGACCCAGTCGACCATGATCGTGGAGTCGCCCGTCGTGGGCGTGGTGCGGCACGCTGACCCGCGCTGCGGGTTGCCCGACGATGTGGTCGAAACCTCCGACCCGGGGACGTTGTTACCGTGGTCGCCGGCGATTCCGCAACCCGCGGCGCTGAGCACGACGAGCCCGATGA
Proteins encoded in this region:
- a CDS encoding helix-turn-helix transcriptional regulator, giving the protein MGDVVRLHRAEATRASAAEPLWREVIGRQLREERTIRGERILDVAARAGVSPQYLSELERGRKDASSEVLSAVAGALDTRVLDLVRGAAGQLARSTVRSSGPVCLAA